Part of the Candidatus Eisenbacteria bacterium genome, TCGCGGGCGTCGACTACGAGAAGATCCTCCGCGCGATGGAGAAGGAAGCGGACGTGATCCTCTGGGACGGCGGGAACAACGATCTCCCCTTCTTCCGTCCCGACCTCGCGATCGTCGTCGTCGATCCGCACCGCCCCGGCGACGAGATCACCTACCATCCCGGCGAGGCGAACGTCCGGATGGCGGATGTTTTGATCATCAATAAAGTGGACACGGCGAATCCGGACCACGTCGAGGAGGTCCGCCGCAACGTAACGGCGATCAACCCGGAGGCGGTTCTGATCGACGCCGCGTCGCCGGTCTCGATCGATCGGCCGAGCCTCGTGCGCGGGAAGCGCGTGCTCGTCGTCGAGGACGGGCCGACCCTCACACACGGAGAAATGGAATACGGAGCCGGCATGGTGGCCGCGATGAAATTCGGCGCCGCCGAGGCGGTCGACCCGCGTCCCTTCGCGAAGGGATCGATCCGGAAGATCTACGAGGACTACCCCGACATCGGTCCTCTCGTGCCGGCGATGGGGTACGGAAAGAAACAGGTGAAGGATCTCGAGGCGACGATCCGCGCGTCCGACGCCGAGGTCGTCGTGATCGGCACGCCGATCGATCTCACCCGGCTGATCGAGATCCCGATCCCGGCGGTGCGCGTGACGTACGAGCTTCAGGAGATCGGCAAGCCGGATCTCGACGAGGTACTCACCCGGTTCTGGAACGGCGTTTCGAAGAAGAAACGGAGCGGGAGAAGATGAAAATCCACGAGTATCAGGCGAGAGAGATCTTCCGCCGGGCGGGGGTCCGCGTGCCGGACGGCGACGCGGTCTCGACCCCCGCGGAGGCGCGCCGCACGGCGGAGAGGATCGGCGTTCCCGTGATGGTGAAGGCGCAGGTCCACGTCGGCGGGCGCGGGAAGGCGGGCGGGATCCGCTACGTCCCGAACTTGGACGATGTGGAGCGGGTCGCGGGCGACGTTCTCGGCATGCAGATCAAGGGCCTCCCGGTGAAGAAGGTGCTCGTGTCGAAGGCGATCGATATCGCCACGGAGGCGTACGTCGGGATGATCCTCGACCGCGATCAGCGGCGGCTCACGTTTCTCGTGAGCCCGGCGGGAGGCGTCGACATCGAGGAGGTGGCGCGCACCTCGCCGGAGAAGATCTTTCGGTTCACGGTCGACCCGAACGTCGGCTTCCGCCCGTACGCGGCCCGCTGGCTCGCCTCGCGCCTGTACGACGATCCGAGGCTCGTGAAGGAAGCGGCGACGATCCTTCTCAAGATGTACGACG contains:
- a CDS encoding GTPase; protein product: MRRRRVVIMGAAGRDFHTFNTVFRNDPNVEVVAFTATQIPNIDGRAYPLELVGPHYAEAIPILPEAELGDLIRAKRVDEVVFAYSDVTHERVMNIASAVIAAGPDFRLAGLERTALASAKPVVSVCAGRTGSGKSQTTRRAADILRRLGAKIAVARHPMPYGDLRKQVFQRFRTLRDLDKNECTIEEREEYEPHIRKKTTVFAGVDYEKILRAMEKEADVILWDGGNNDLPFFRPDLAIVVVDPHRPGDEITYHPGEANVRMADVLIINKVDTANPDHVEEVRRNVTAINPEAVLIDAASPVSIDRPSLVRGKRVLVVEDGPTLTHGEMEYGAGMVAAMKFGAAEAVDPRPFAKGSIRKIYEDYPDIGPLVPAMGYGKKQVKDLEATIRASDAEVVVIGTPIDLTRLIEIPIPAVRVTYELQEIGKPDLDEVLTRFWNGVSKKKRSGRR